The genomic segment TTTTTCGCGACCCGATCGCAATACTGACTCAAGATACCCGCGATCGTCCATAATTTCCTTATACTTGGTTTGAATCGGGGTTAATGCTTGGATAACGGTTTCTGTCAGTAGAGGTTTGAACTGTCCCCATCCCATATCAGCGCATTCTGTAGCTACCGCTTCTTTCGACTGACCGGAAAGCAGCATATATAAGCTCAGTAAATTCTGGCATTCCGGACGCTCGGGATTGTCAAATTCTAAACCGCGAACCGGGTCGGTTTTGCACCGTTTAAGTTTGCGAGTAATAACATCGGGAGGGTCGAGCAAGCTAATCCGACTTTGTTCGCTCGGGTCGGATTTCGACATTTTTTTCGTCCCATCGGTTAAGCTCATCACTCGCGCTCCCTCTTTCCGAATCAAAGGATCTGGCAGTTTGAGAATAGTTTCGCCTTTCCCGTATAGGTGATTGACTCGAACGGCAATATCGCGGGTGAGTTCGAGGTGTTGTTTTTGGTCTTCGCCAACGGGAACGCGATCGGCTTGATAGAGTAAAATATCGGCAGCCATCAACACTGGATAATCGAGCAAACCCGTGCTCACATCTTCTCCTTGCTTAATCGCTTTTTCCTTAAATTGAATCATACCTTGCAGCCAGTTCAAGGGAGTGATGCAGTTAAGCAGCCACGTCAGCTCGCTGTGTGCGGGAATATGAGATTGAATGAAAATCGTGCTATGTTCGAGGTCGATACCGCAGGCCAGATAGAGAGCGGCGATGGTGTAGGTATCGGCGGCTAGAGTTTCTGGATTGTGGGGGACGGTGATGGCGTGTAAATCGACGACGCAAAAGTAGTTTTCGTATTGGCTTTGTCCCTCTACCCAGTTGCGAATGGCACCGAGGTAGTTGCCGAGATGAAGATTACCGGTGGGTTGAACTCCGGAAAGAATACGCTGTTTACTCATTCTCTTGAGGTTGACGGGACAATAGTTGGGGAAAAGGCGGACGCTTTGGCGATCGTGAACTTTCATTACGATACACCAATCTGGAACGACTCGCTGCGATCGCATTGCCAGGAGCAAGCCAACAGAGGCTGCCTTGATAGCAATGACATTCGCACTTACAATACCAATAATCCTCCTAAATTTAGGTTTAGCGAGAAGCGATCGGAGTAGTATTGAAGACTCTAAAATCTGGATTGAGATATTAAGACTATGGGAAGTGAAACCATCGTATTGTTATCGCGTCGCGAGATTGCCAAAATGCGGCAAGCGGGTATATTAGCCAATCAGTTGCTCGACCATCTCGCGCCGATGGTGCAACCGGGAGTCAGTACGTTGGAGTTGAATGATGAGGCCGAACGCTGGACGCAGGAACATAATGCCATTAGCGCGCCTTTAGGATATCACGGCTTTCCGAAGTCGATTTGTACGAGCGTGAATGAGGTCATTTGCCACGGTATTCCCAATGGGAAACAGAAGCTGAAAGATGGGGATATCATTAATATTGATGTTACGCCGATTCTCGATGGCTATTACGGCGATACGTCTCGTACCTTTTTTGTCGGTACTCCCTCTCCAGTGTCCAAGAAGCTGGTTGAGGTAACCTATGAGTGCATGATGCGCGGCATTGCAGCGGTGAAACCGGGCGCGCGCATTGGCGATATTGGTGCGGCGATTCAGGAATATGCCGAAGCCAATGGATTTTCTGTAGTGCGCGATTTTGTCGGCCATGGCATTAATCGGGAGTTCCATACGGCGCCGCAAGTACCTCACTATGGAACGCGCGGGAAAGGGAAGCGCTTGCGCAAGGGAATGGTGTTTACCATCGAACCGATGATTAATGAGGGAACTTATGAAGCTGAGGTGCTCGATGACGACTGGACTGCGGTGACGAAGGATGGTAAATTGTCGGCTCAGTTTGAACATACGATCGCAGTTACCGAAACCGGTGTAGAAATCTTGACATTACCGGAGTCGGAAGAGGAGCGGAAAACGGCTTAGTATTAATTAACAATTAATAATTAAT from the Roseofilum casamattae BLCC-M143 genome contains:
- the map gene encoding type I methionyl aminopeptidase; translated protein: MGSETIVLLSRREIAKMRQAGILANQLLDHLAPMVQPGVSTLELNDEAERWTQEHNAISAPLGYHGFPKSICTSVNEVICHGIPNGKQKLKDGDIINIDVTPILDGYYGDTSRTFFVGTPSPVSKKLVEVTYECMMRGIAAVKPGARIGDIGAAIQEYAEANGFSVVRDFVGHGINREFHTAPQVPHYGTRGKGKRLRKGMVFTIEPMINEGTYEAEVLDDDWTAVTKDGKLSAQFEHTIAVTETGVEILTLPESEEERKTA
- the trpS gene encoding tryptophan--tRNA ligase, giving the protein MSKQRILSGVQPTGNLHLGNYLGAIRNWVEGQSQYENYFCVVDLHAITVPHNPETLAADTYTIAALYLACGIDLEHSTIFIQSHIPAHSELTWLLNCITPLNWLQGMIQFKEKAIKQGEDVSTGLLDYPVLMAADILLYQADRVPVGEDQKQHLELTRDIAVRVNHLYGKGETILKLPDPLIRKEGARVMSLTDGTKKMSKSDPSEQSRISLLDPPDVITRKLKRCKTDPVRGLEFDNPERPECQNLLSLYMLLSGQSKEAVATECADMGWGQFKPLLTETVIQALTPIQTKYKEIMDDRGYLESVLRSGREKADAIASKTLADVKQALGYSQPL